The genomic region GGTTCTATCTCAGCAGAGGCATCAAGACAGATACAGCTGAAAAAGATATTTGTGTATTCCAGGCAGAGATCCCGGAGAATCCTGTTATATTCCTCTCTCTGTCTATTCAGTTCAGAACTCAGATCCTCTCCCAGACAGGTAATTGTACAGACAAAGACCTGAGCTATTCCTCCATCAAGAGCGGTGGAAAGAACAGCGCTGCAATGTGCTCGGAACTCCAGAGAAGATGAGGCAGGTATAGAACCATGACGGCTGAGTTTCCGGATAAAGGGATTCCAGGCAGTTCCCGCTTTCTGCATATGGGGAAGGAGAAGATCATTTGCACCTCCCTCCAGTACTAGGGTGTCGGGCGTATTGTTCTCTTCAAGGTATTTCTCCAGCTTAAGCTGGAGACCTGCCATGGTGAATCCATCTTCTCCTGCATTGATAAGTTTATGACCTTTGAGGCTCTCCTCTTTTTCAAGGAGTTTAAGATAGGATGCTCCTAAATTCCCTGCGGTAAGGCTGTCGCCCAGAAACATGATATTTTTCATTCTAGCTCTCCATAGCAGTGGATTATTTCCAACTGCATTGAACTTTACTGCCCTCTTCCGGGTCTCGTTTTATCTTTATCCAGACATCAAGGTCCTGCTGCATCTCTTCGACATGAGAAATGAGTCCGATGATTCTGCCCTTACGGCTCAGCTCACGGAGAGTGGTCATAACCGTTTCCAAAGAGGCCTTGTCCAAAGATCCAAACCCTTCATCCAGAAAGAAAAAGCTTCCCTTTCCTCTTCCGGTCTGTTCCGCCAGGGCGAGGGCAAGACAGAGTGCTGCCTGAAAAGACTGCCCACCCGAGAGGGTTTTTATATGGCGCAATCTTCCTTCATTGAGAAAGTCCCGGACCATGATCTGATTGTCCTGAAAGACCAGTTCCAGGCTGCGGCCAGTAATAGGGGAGAACCGCCTGTTGGCAAGCTGACACATCTCCTGCATATAAACAGCGGCAATATACTGGACAAACTTTCCCCCTTTGAAGAGAGAGGAGAGTTCTTTCAGGTTTTCTTCCCGGATTTTCTGTTTATCAAGCTCAGAAGAGAGGGAATCTTTCTGCTTCAATTTTGCTTTAAGATCTTCTATCTGCTCTCCCAGGGCTCCCGAACCTGTCAGTAGGCTCTGCAACTCCTCATCAAGCCTGTTAAGCTCCTGCTGCAGATGCCGGGGATCGGCCTGAGCGGCACCCTTGAGGGCCGGATTTTTCTCCATGCTCCTGACAGATGCGCTGAGAGTTTTCTTCTGCTCCAGAAGGATATTTCTGTTTTTGTGAAAATTGTCGATTCTTTCCTGTCCAGTCTTCAGGTTTTCTGTTCCGCGGAGAAAACTGTTCAATTCTTCTCTGCCGGAGAGTCCCTGATCCTGCAGTTTTTTCTGAATCTCATTCCGCAGCAGTTCCAGTTCATCCGAGGATTTCTGAATTAGATGACCATTACTCTGCATTCTGTTTTTCAGGTCCTGAAGTCTATTCTCATCACTTTCCCTTACAGATTTTATTCTGAAGTAGTCTCTGTCCAGATCTTCGAGTCTTTTCCTGAGGGAGGAGTACTCTTCGGCATCTGGTGTCGTCTCTTTGTGCTGATCAATGATGAGTTCTTCCAGATTCTTCTTCTGTGTACCCCGATGTTCCGATCTGGTTTCCAGTCGTATCTGTTCACCCTCTTTCTCTCTTATCTTATTGTCGAGTTTTCGGAACTCCACTTCCAAAGCCGAGTTTTTCTGCCTCAGCTCTTTCAGTTCTGATCTGTGTCGATTCAGTTCTATTTTAAGGCTGTCGAATTTTGCTCTGTCACCGGCCTTCAGAAAGGACCAGATGAATGTATCCATATGATCTTTTTCTGAAGACTTCAATTCACTCAGAAGATCTTCAGACTTTGACCGCTCCTGTTCCAGATATTTGAGACGAGGCATTATTCCCAGAATCCCTTCCTTCTGTTTCAGAAGGATCGGCCTGTCTTTATTCAGGGCTTCCTGTTCTGCTGAAATGCCATTATCAGTTGATATTCCATGGGCTTGAGGATGATGTTCAGAGCCGCAGAGAGGGCATGGTTTTCCCTCCTCCAGCTCCTCGGTCATTTCATTGAGCAGTTGGAGACGGGTCGAGTCCAGCTCTTTCTGTTTCTGTTGTTCTTCTTTCTGTTTCAGTTCATCTTCTCTTCTCTGAATTCTCTTCAGAAGATGTTTCTCCAGGGATTCAGCTGAATCAAATCTATTCAGATCCTCAGAAGGAAAAAATTCAGCAAGCTCAAGATATCCCTTTTTCTCATCCTTTATCAGGCTGCTGATTTTCGAGCTCAGGTCCTGCCTCTTTTCAGCAAATACATCCTGATGTCTGTACCAGTTTTCAACGGCTGAAAGATCATCGCCCTGTTCCACAATCT from Oceanispirochaeta sp. M1 harbors:
- a CDS encoding GDSL-type esterase/lipase family protein codes for the protein MKNIMFLGDSLTAGNLGASYLKLLEKEESLKGHKLINAGEDGFTMAGLQLKLEKYLEENNTPDTLVLEGGANDLLLPHMQKAGTAWNPFIRKLSRHGSIPASSSLEFRAHCSAVLSTALDGGIAQVFVCTITCLGEDLSSELNRQREEYNRILRDLCLEYTNIFFSCICLDASAEIEPILSESSAGWLFRSPEDLQSDALTIMERGEEILCRERGLLLTIDGAHLNQRGAEILSMFFLKSFRKYSVLL
- a CDS encoding AAA family ATPase; protein product: MIPRKLTIEGVYSYKKRQIIDFTTLSEAGIFGVFGNVGSGKSAVLEAMTYALYGQIERLNDKEQRGYNIMNLQSSALYIDFEFSQESVDYRFAVTAKRHKKDFNKILSPERTGYRKEGEDWVPLPDEGVRGGITAESIIGLNYEHFRKTVIIPQGKFQEFIQLPPSQRTGMIETLFGLQRFNLSADCNFLLARSREECSFLEGRLDDLQELKKEDLEFLEQAARKREEELRTKDIQKKELSAQLTALSEYRKGKAALEETLQTLGKLELKKEGILKEEELLKQSRMLEELFNPLLLREKKSTDELTGLKEESRMLIKNSERVEEKLKGGEEYWQRLKKDQEDYSRLRSILDSLKALEELKEINKGAEQDNIQNSIISKDLTVLRSQIRKHKESRESSDSSIMNLEKIVEQGDDLSAVENWYRHQDVFAEKRQDLSSKISSLIKDEKKGYLELAEFFPSEDLNRFDSAESLEKHLLKRIQRREDELKQKEEQQKQKELDSTRLQLLNEMTEELEEGKPCPLCGSEHHPQAHGISTDNGISAEQEALNKDRPILLKQKEGILGIMPRLKYLEQERSKSEDLLSELKSSEKDHMDTFIWSFLKAGDRAKFDSLKIELNRHRSELKELRQKNSALEVEFRKLDNKIREKEGEQIRLETRSEHRGTQKKNLEELIIDQHKETTPDAEEYSSLRKRLEDLDRDYFRIKSVRESDENRLQDLKNRMQSNGHLIQKSSDELELLRNEIQKKLQDQGLSGREELNSFLRGTENLKTGQERIDNFHKNRNILLEQKKTLSASVRSMEKNPALKGAAQADPRHLQQELNRLDEELQSLLTGSGALGEQIEDLKAKLKQKDSLSSELDKQKIREENLKELSSLFKGGKFVQYIAAVYMQEMCQLANRRFSPITGRSLELVFQDNQIMVRDFLNEGRLRHIKTLSGGQSFQAALCLALALAEQTGRGKGSFFFLDEGFGSLDKASLETVMTTLRELSRKGRIIGLISHVEEMQQDLDVWIKIKRDPEEGSKVQCSWK